A window of Neisseria canis contains these coding sequences:
- the cas2 gene encoding CRISPR-associated endonuclease Cas2, whose protein sequence is MLMLITYDISLEDAAGQARLRRIAKHCLDYGVRVQYSVFECDVTPDQWVKLKAKLLDTYQPETDSLRFYHLGSKWRRKVEHHGAKAAVDVFQDTLIV, encoded by the coding sequence GTGTTGATGTTGATTACTTATGATATTTCGCTGGAAGACGCGGCAGGGCAGGCGAGGCTGCGGCGCATCGCCAAACATTGCTTGGATTACGGCGTGCGCGTGCAATATTCGGTATTCGAGTGCGACGTAACGCCTGATCAGTGGGTAAAACTGAAGGCCAAGCTGCTCGATACCTACCAGCCCGAAACCGACAGCCTGCGCTTTTACCATCTGGGCAGCAAATGGCGGCGCAAGGTGGAACACCACGGCGCGAAGGCGGCGGTGGACGTGTTTCAAGATACGCTGATCGTGTGA